DNA sequence from the Actinacidiphila yeochonensis CN732 genome:
GGCCGCCCCGGCCGCCGCCTCGCCGCAGAACCGTCACCCGTCATGGCCCGATGCTAGGCCGCCCCCGGCCCACCGTCCCAAGGGTTCGACGCCTCCCGCAGCCGCCCGTCACCGACCTCGTTACAACCGTTGCGGACAGAGCGCAGTTCTCCTATTGCGGAACGTCACGTTCCCTCCGTACGGTGCTTCCGTCATCACTCATCGCGATGTTCGGGGGCACAGTGACCGGTCCCATGGCCGACAATCCGCGGCGCGCCTGGCTCCAGCAGCTGCTGTCCAGCATGGACACCGACCTGGATGCCATGCGGCCGGTCCTGGACCGGCCCGCGCGGGACTTCGGCAGGCGAGGGAAGCGGCGCGGCGCACGCTCACAGCGAGTACTGGGATGACGGGCCGTCCTGTCCAACATGACGGACATCGTGGTGGGCCAGCCTGACAAGGTCACCGCGATGCCGAACGAGGACAAGACCGGTGCCCTGCCGGTGGACCCGCTGAACGAGGCCGACCTCGTCGGCTCGGCGGCGCAGAACGTGGGGCACAAGATCGGCGGTTACTGGGGAAGGCCACTGGAGGACGCCGGGGACTCCGTACACGCCTTCGGAGCCGCCCCAGACGACGTCGGGAGCATCGCCGGCGATCTTGAGACCGGTGGCCTCGACGGGACGGTCCACGACCTCAAGGACGCCGGTGACGCCGTGACCGACATGGGCAAGAACGCCCTTGACACCGTGACCGACTTCTTCTGACGGCAGGAGCCATGACCAGAACCCCGCGCACCGCAGGCGCGGCGACCGCCGCGCTTGTCGCGGCAGTCGCCCTCCTCGTCCTCACCAGCGGCTGCGCCGCGGTCCACCAGGGCGACGTCCAGCCGGCCGACGTCGAGAAGAAGGGGCACGCCTTCGTCCAGCAGACGTTGGCCGCCATAGGCAGCGTCACCGCCACGCCCAGGACCGCGGTGTTCGACGAGGGGTGGACCAAGTGCGCCACCGAGACCCCGGGACAGCACCGCTTCGACTACTCCTACGCCGTACGGGCCGACGTCCCGGCTGCGAAGGTCAAGGCGGCGCTCTCGGCCGTGAAAGCGGAGTACCTGCGTCACTCCTACACCCTTGAGTACCTGCCTCACCCGGAAAGCGGCGTCTCGGCGACCCTGCCCAAGAGCAATTGGCACTTCGGCGTCGACGCCAGCGGGACAACGACGCTCAGCGTCAGCGTGGACTCCGACTGCGTCTTCACCCGCCACGCCCCCAAGACGGTGAAGTAGCCCCGGACCAGGGCCGACGCGGAGGCGCAACAGCCTCGCGGGAGTGGCGCGGCTCTGGGAACGACGGCAAGGACGTTCTCCACACGGTGACCGACTTCTTCTGACAGCAGGAGCCATGACCAGAACCCCGCGCACCGCAGGCACGGCGACCGCCGCGCTTGTCGCGGCAGTCGCCCTCCTCGTCCTCACCAGCGGCTGCGCCGCCGTCCACCAGGGCGACGTCCAGCCCACCGACGTCGAGAAGAAGGGGCACGTCTTCGTCCAGCAGACCCTGGCCGCTATCCGACCCGTCACCGGAACGGCGAAGACCACGGTCTACGACCAGGGCTGGACCCAGTGCGCGACCGAGACACCAGGACAGCACCGCTTCGAGTACACCTTCTTTGTCGATGTCGCGGTACCGAAGTCGAAGTTGGGTTCCGTCGTGACCGCCGCCCGGGCGGACTTCGCACATCGTGGCTACACGAACGAGTACGTACCCGAACCAGCGACAGGTGCCGTGGCCGCTCCGCCCAAGAGTGAGTGGCGGATCAACGTCGGCGCCGGCGAGGGTGCGACCGTCCTGCTCGGCGTGGACTCCGACTGCGTCTTCACCCGCCACGACCCCAAGACGGTGAAGTAGCCCCGGACCAGGGCCGACGCGGAGGCGCAACAGCCTCGCGGGAGTGGCGCGGCTCTGGGAACGACGGCAAGGACGTTCTCCACACGGTGACCGACTTCTTCTGACAGCAGGAGCCATGACCAGAACCCCGCGCACCGCAGGCACGGCGGCCCCCGCGGCGCTTGCTGCGGCAGTCGCCCTCCTCGTCCTCACCAGCGGCTGCGCCGCCGTCCACCAGGGCGACGTCCAGCCCACCGACGTCGAGAAGAAGGCGGACGCGCTCATCGAGCGGACCGTCGCCGCGCTTCGCCCCGTCACCGGGACGACGAAGGCGACGGTCTACGACCGGCGCTGGACCCGGTGTTCGACGGAGACGCCCGGGCAGCACCGCTTCGACTACGTCTACGGCCTGTCGCTCGCGGTTCCGCAGGCGAAGGCCGCTGCCGTCATGCGAGCCGCCAACGCCTTCTTCGCCAAGCGCGGTTACAGGGTCGGCTACTCCGATGCCCCGGACAAGCGGACGAGCGCGGATCTGTCGAAGTCCCACGAGAGCATCGGACTGGGTGTCCAGAACGCCGGTCATATCGCCGTGCTGTACGACTCCGACTGCGTCTTCACCCGCCACGACCCCAAGACGGTGAAGTAGCCCCGGACCAGGGCCGGCGCGGGCCGGGCGGTGCCGCTCCAGGCGTACCGCTCGGCCCGTTCGCACGCCGGCGGCGGTCGGGGAACCCGACCCGAAAGGTCACTGGTGGTGGGCGCTTTGGGCTTGCTCGACCTCGTCGAGGTGGGACTCGCCCCAGGCAAGGAGGGGTTGCAGTGCCCGCCTGAGCGATCGCCCGAGGTCGGTGAGTTCGTATTCGACGTGGGGAGGGACGACCGGATAGACGGTGCGGGTCAGGAGGCCGCTGGTCTCCAGCGAACGGAGGTGCTGGGTGAGCACCTTGGGGGTGATGCCGACGACGGCTCGCTGCACCGCGCTGTAGCGGGCTCTCCCCTCGGACAGCGTGCACAGGATCGACAGCATCCACTTGTCGGCGACCAGGTCGAAGACCCGGCGGGTCGTGCAGCTCTGCTCCAGCCGCATCGGGGTGATACCGCCGGCGGCCTCGGCGACGCCTCGCGGCGAGGTGACACTATCCATTTGGATAGTATGGCACTTTATTGTGCATACTTCCTGGTCAGCGCAGTACTCCGGAGACTGGGTGTGTGACGACATCGGAATCTGTGGCCGCGCCCGTCCGCCGGACGGCGCATGGCTCCGCGGCGGTACTGGCCATCCTGTGCACCGCTCAGGCCCTCGACATCATGAACCTCTCCTCGGTCAACATGGCGCTGCCCGCGATGGCGCGGGACTGGGACGCCTCCCCCGAGCGGCTCTCCTGGGTGGTGTCGGCCTACTCCCTGGTGTTCGCCGGTTTCCTGATGGTGGCCGGGCGGGCCGCTGACCTGTACGGGCGACGCCGGGCGCTGCTGTGCGGGATGGTGGTGTTCGCGGGTGCGTCCGCGGTGGTGTGGGCCTCCACCTCGCTGGTGCTCGCCGTGGTGGCCCGTGCGGTCCAGGGGGCCGGCGCGGCGGTGACGGTCTCGGCCGCGCTCGGGCTGATCGGCGCGCTGTGGGACGAGGAACCGGGGCGGTCACGGGCGCTGGGGGCGTTCGGTGCCATGGGCGGCGTGGGCCTCGCGTTCGGCCTGGTCGTCGGGGGTGCGCTGGCGGGGTCGGTCGGCTGGCGGGCGATGTTCGCCGTCAACGTCCTCGTGGTGGTCGCGCTCATCGCGGGAGTGCTCGCGCTGATACCGGCGGACGGCCGTCAGGACCAGTCGCGCGGACGGCTCGATCTCCCCGGTGCGGCGCTGGTGACCCTCGGTCTGCTGGCGCTCTCCTTCGCCTTGACCCGGCTGGGCGGGAACGCGGCCGATGGTCCTGGATGGGCGGTCGCAGCCGTGGCGGTGGCCCTCCTCGCCGGCTTCGCGCTCTGGCAGCGGCGGGCGGCCCAACCGCTGGTCCCACCGGCGGTGTGGAAGCGGCCGAACCTCTCCGCGGCCCTGGTGGTCGCCGTGTTCATGTACGCGGGATGGGTCGGGGTGAACTACCTCGCCGCGCTCCTGCTGCAGAACGTCCTCGGGTTCACTCCGCTCGCCACGGGCGTGGCCTTCCTGCCGCTGGCCGTCGGCGGCACCCTCCTGCCCCTGGCCGCGGGGCGCCTGGTCCCACGCGTGGGGGTGCGCCGGCTCATGCTGTTCGGGCTGGCCTGCTCCACGGTCGGCCTCGCGCTGTTCTCCCTGGTCGGCCCCGGAACGAACTACTGGGTTGTCATCCTGCCGATCCTGGTCGTCCTCATCGTCGGCCTCTCGCAGACCTTCGTGCCGGCGAACATCACCGCGCTGTCCGGTGCGGGACCCGAAGAGCAGGCACTGGCGGGCGCCATGTTCAACACCGCGCTCCAGATCGGGGGCGGCCTCGGCCTCGCGGTCCTCTCCACCGTCGCCGCCACGGCCGGTGGCGACGTGCTGGCCGGTTACCGGGCAGGCTTCCTCACCGCCGCGGGCATCTCGCTCGCGGCACTGCTCACCGTCCTGGCCGGCATCCGCGCCCCCCGCCGTCCGAACGGCTGACCACCGCCACCACCGGCCGAACGGCCGACCACCGCCACCACCGGATGCCCGGCTGACCACCGCCGCCGCCGCCGGATGCCCGGCGGCGTCACCAACGCCACGGCCTCGTACGGCTATCGGCCGCCGAAGAGAGCGGCCGGTTCCACGGGACGGGCCGGGGTCCCGGGGGCGCGGGTCCCGGGGGCGGGGGTCCCGGGGGCGGTGGCGTCCGTGAACCACTCGTACCCGAGGACCAGGCCGAAGACCGGTGCCGGCAGGCGCAGGAGCAGGCGCAGCAGGGGGGCCAGCCGACCGGTGCCGCGCACCTGGGAACGGTGGGCGGCGAGGGCGGCCTGCTTCTGGCGGGCGTACCGCCGGACGTCGACCCGGTGGGTGATCGCCGCCCGGGGGCTGTACGCGTCGGGTGCGACGGCGTCGTGGCGGATCGGCAGCCGCAGCCGGTCGATCAGGCGCAGCACGCGGACGACCAGGTCGCGGGGCATCGTCGCCTCCAGCACCGTGTCGACGCCGCCGAGTTCGGCGGCCCGGCGGCCCACCTGGTGGACGCGGAGGTGGTCGCGGTGTCCGTAGCCGCCGTTGGCGTCGTAGCTGAGCAGCGCCCGGGGCCGTTCCTCCCGGAGGATGCCGGCCAGCCGCTGGGCCGCCTCCTCGACGTCGGCCCGGGCGAAGCGGACCC
Encoded proteins:
- a CDS encoding winged helix-turn-helix transcriptional regulator gives rise to the protein MDSVTSPRGVAEAAGGITPMRLEQSCTTRRVFDLVADKWMLSILCTLSEGRARYSAVQRAVVGITPKVLTQHLRSLETSGLLTRTVYPVVPPHVEYELTDLGRSLRRALQPLLAWGESHLDEVEQAQSAHHQ
- a CDS encoding MFS transporter — its product is MTTSESVAAPVRRTAHGSAAVLAILCTAQALDIMNLSSVNMALPAMARDWDASPERLSWVVSAYSLVFAGFLMVAGRAADLYGRRRALLCGMVVFAGASAVVWASTSLVLAVVARAVQGAGAAVTVSAALGLIGALWDEEPGRSRALGAFGAMGGVGLAFGLVVGGALAGSVGWRAMFAVNVLVVVALIAGVLALIPADGRQDQSRGRLDLPGAALVTLGLLALSFALTRLGGNAADGPGWAVAAVAVALLAGFALWQRRAAQPLVPPAVWKRPNLSAALVVAVFMYAGWVGVNYLAALLLQNVLGFTPLATGVAFLPLAVGGTLLPLAAGRLVPRVGVRRLMLFGLACSTVGLALFSLVGPGTNYWVVILPILVVLIVGLSQTFVPANITALSGAGPEEQALAGAMFNTALQIGGGLGLAVLSTVAATAGGDVLAGYRAGFLTAAGISLAALLTVLAGIRAPRRPNG
- a CDS encoding PIG-L deacetylase family protein, which encodes MATVVAFHAHPDDEVLMTGGTLARAAAEGHRVVVVVATDGVVGEVPAAGSARMAELHASAAVLGVARVVHLGYADSGNGPDVPPDPADRVRFARADVEEAAQRLAGILREERPRALLSYDANGGYGHRDHLRVHQVGRRAAELGGVDTVLEATMPRDLVVRVLRLIDRLRLPIRHDAVAPDAYSPRAAITHRVDVRRYARQKQAALAAHRSQVRGTGRLAPLLRLLLRLPAPVFGLVLGYEWFTDATAPGTPAPGTRAPGTPARPVEPAALFGGR